Proteins co-encoded in one Candidatus Woesearchaeota archaeon genomic window:
- a CDS encoding AbrB/MazE/SpoVT family DNA-binding domain-containing protein, with translation MRKYPKVVQADNRGQIVIPKDVRQELGIEAGAAFWVYTITDEGILLKKIEDSKLSSDDTLVKEIKAKASKIDLNEENLNKSVKRYSQKQSKLEEL, from the coding sequence ATGCGGAAATACCCAAAGGTTGTCCAAGCGGATAACAGAGGACAAATCGTCATCCCCAAGGATGTACGACAAGAACTAGGCATAGAAGCAGGCGCAGCCTTCTGGGTGTACACCATCACCGATGAAGGAATTCTTCTCAAAAAAATAGAGGACTCTAAACTCTCCTCAGATGATACTCTTGTCAAAGAGATCAAGGCAAAAGCTTCAAAAATAGATCTTAACGAAGAAAACCTCAACAAATCTGTAAAGAGGTATTCTCAAAAACAAAGCAAACTCGAAGAGCTATGA